In Bos taurus isolate L1 Dominette 01449 registration number 42190680 breed Hereford chromosome 17, ARS-UCD2.0, whole genome shotgun sequence, the genomic window TCCTCACATGTGACATAGTGACTTCCTGTTTCTATAAAACAAGACTAACGTTGAACTCAAGAGTTCCCATGAATAATATAGATTGCCAACCCTTTCCTGAGTCACAGGAATAGCCGTTGTCGccattactatcattattttaacAAGTACTGCTGCTACTAACTCTGCTCCCCCCCTTGCAAGGCCCAGTTCAAGCTCTAACTCCTTTAAAAAGCTTTTCTCATGATTTCAGTCTATAGGGCCCCCTCCTTCCAAGCTGTTAACAGATGTGACTGTCTCTGCCACTTATCTGGCACTTGGCATGTTCTTTTTCCCTCTTCATGAACATCTTGTAACCACCTAGTCTGGGTTTCAGAAGGTTCAGGACCATCGCTGTGCCACCTTCGTCCTCATTACCTACCACACTGACTTGCTCAGTCAACAAATAGCGCTGTCTCTAAGCTCTGTGGGGCTGCCTGAGTGTCTGTCTTTTTGCCTCCCCTCAGATGTCCTGCGGTTTGACAACACCTACAGTTTCATTCACGCAAAGAAGGTCAGTTTCACCGTGGAGGTCCTGCTTCCAGACAAAGCCTCAGAAGAGAAGATGCAACAGTTGGGGGCAGTCACCCCAAAGTAATGCCTACCCCCACAGCAGGCCTGGCTCCCTCAGTGTCTCCCCATCAGTTTCTGCCCCTTGTAATGGTCATTTCCCCGGCACTCAGACACCCAGAAAAACTGGGCTAGAAGAAGGACCTTGGGGCTGGATCTGGGGAGCCTTCATTTGAGAATAAGAAAGACTGGGAGAGTAGCTGGAGTGGGTCTCCTTGCCTCTCATATTACTAAGGAGTCCCAGGGGTTGGGCACCGAGATAGTATCTGCCTAGTAAACTGTGCCAACTTCACCTGTCCAGTGTCAGCTGAGACAGGAAGGCAGGTGCCATGGGGTGGCAGGGAAGAAATTAGGAAAAAGGGGAGAGATTGAGACTTTAACACTTAAGGGAAGCCAGCTGCAGGGGGTGGGAACTTGCTCCCAAATGAACATGTAAATCTAGATCGTAATGAGGATAGCAAGGTAGCCAGTTCCTAGAGTTATGGTGGGGGTTCTGAGGCTCTTCTGCCCTTTGTCTCCGAGGCTGGGCTCTTTTGGCTTTTCCCAGGTCTTGGAAAGTGGCCTGAATCAGCACAGATGTTCCCCTTTAATGGTGAGAGGCAGGCCTCTCCCTCACCTCGAGGAATTCAGCAATCCCTGGGTCCCGCTGCCTGCCTCTTTGATTACTAATGATTGTCAGTGACTCAGAGCTTCCTGGGACGGTGAGCTTTGGTACCCAGCCACTGTCCTCAGATGCAAACAGAGCGCAGGGAAGTCACCTCCCGAGATCCCAGCTCTGGGAAGGGCCAGAGAGGCTGGTGGTGGGTGCGAGTTCGGAGGCTTCCACCCCTATTTTTAGTGCCGCCAGGCTTTCATCAATTAACTCTCCATTTGAGCACCCCACCCAAAAGTGACAGCTGGGATCAAGGCAGTGAGGGCGCTGAATCTCCCAGGGTGCACGACAGCCCACTTCCTGACTGACCTGAGCGAGGCCTTAGCAGTCCCGTCTCTGGGAGGCACATGGTGGGTGCCGCGGGTTCTTGGTGCCTGCTGGGGAGGCTTCCACGGCAGGGGCTCAGGGCAGCCACAGATAGCCTCGCGGGCCCCCACCCCCTCCGCCCACGGCGACAGGCAGGGATGCCCACGGTGGGTAGCGGGCGGTTAGGAGTGGCGGCTCGGCGACCAGGGGCTGCAGGTCACAGGCCCTGCGGGCGATCACGACCCTTAACCCAGTCCCAGGTCTTCCAAACGGACACCAGGTCCTGGGCTGCACAGCGCCGGGGCCCGGCCCTCGCTGCCTGGGGCATTCCTTCCGCTCAGAAACCCAGGCCCTGGCCCAGCCTGGGGAGACGGTCTGGCCTAGCTGAGGGAGCGGGAGTAGCGGGGAGGCTGGCGCCGACAGGAGGCCCGAGGCCGCACAGGCCCCAGCCAGACCCCTCAGGAGGACATCCCGACCTTTGTTTACAACGCTCTGTTAGGAAAAGTAGCCAATGAATAAAGGACGTTCGGCGCGCAGAGCGCGTAAGTCTGCGCCCTCTGTCTCGCTCCTCACACTTCCTCACTCAGGCAAACTTCCGCCTCAGGACTCTAGCGTCTACCCGCCAATAAGCGGGGCGCACGCGCAGAGCCACCTGCTACACTCGTGTGCGCGCCCCCCACGGCCAGCTCGTCCCCAGATTGGTCCGGCCGGTGGGCTGTCTTCCGCCATCTTTGCTAAGGGCACTAATGGTCCTGATTGCCTTCACGGTCAGGGAGGAGGCCCCGCCTCGCTCCGCTCCGGCTTCTCCAAGCCCCTACCTAGTGTGGGTCCGGCGAGCGCGCGCAGAGCTTGCGGTGGGCCTGGATTGGGAGGGTGGTGGCGAAGCGACGATCACGTGGCGTTAGGGACCGTCTCCTAATTCCGCGCAGGCATTACCAGTGTTTCCGGGGCCGGGGATCGCCTTTGGTTCCCGAGCCCAGCTTCCTGCAAGATCCCGCTGACCTGGCTGCCCTACACGATCCTACAATGATAAAGCCTCCCAGGGCTGAAAACGGCTCTCAATGGGAGGCTGTGCTCTTTATTTGATAATAATAAAGCGAATTCTTTAATGAGCATTTCCTGGGTACCAGGCCACAGCCCTGTGCTTACCTCTTAGAGTTACTGCAAGGATTCAAGGAAACAATCATAGATGCAGAGCGCTTAGAAAGCCTGATACGCTCAGTAAATATTGGCtacttttcatttcttcagaCCTGGCTGACAGTTCATAGGTGGCacaactgggatttgaacccaggagtGCCTGTGTTTAAAGGTTATGCCTTTGTTTGCTGATACCCAACCCCGCTCCCCAAGGGAGTCACAGAGCTTTAGTGAAGTGCACTTATTCCTCACGTGGGTAAACTGGGGTCCAGGTGGCGAAGAGTTTCCTCTTTAGTGATCAATAACCCCATGTCCTGGGATTCTGTTCCGCTCATTTCCCCGAAGTTTTGTACCCCAACTCTGTTTCCCTGGCCTCATTCCTTTATTGTTCATTCGAGGTCCTGCCCGGAAGGAGGGCAGCCTAGTGAGACCCCAGTGCTTGAGAGCACGGGCCCTGCGGGGAAGGGTCTCCAATACGAGTTCAAGCAGCGACTTcgctgggggtccagtggttaaaactctgtcaCACTTCAATGTAGCGGGTGGGCCCCATTCCTGCTTGTGCAGCTAACATCCCACATTCCCCGGCACAGccggaaaaaaaaagttcaaacacCCTCCTCAGCGGGGCTCTCACCGTTCACCACCCCTGCCTTAGGAGCATGGGAACTGGAGCTGCGCTGCCTGGAATCAAATGCCGGTTTCACTACTCAGCAGTTTTTTGTCCTGGGGAAGTGATCtattttttctgtctctattcctcatctgtaaaatggagtgggatgggggtgggggaggctggtgggaaggtttAAAAGAAGCAATTCTTTAGCCAATGGTCTGGCCCGTAGTAAATTCAATCAGCGATGACTGTGTAATTAATCCTGGAAATCGTCCCAGAAGTAAACCTGTCCTGTTCCTCACTTAACAAATGAATAAagcgaggctcagagaggttacaggctcttgcccaaggtcacatagctgtgCTGCGCAGCATCCCGTATTTGAATCGCCTTTCTTtggctccaacaccacagttagtgGTGGAAGAGGATGGTGCCGATCTCTCAACTCCAGAGAAAGCCGTGAAGAAAATTAATCTGTAAAACCCAAGCCAGGGAGAGGGGCTCCGGTGTGCGGAGGAATTTGCAGACGCTCCCTGCTGGCGGGGAGAGCACGACCTGTCCTTCAGTCCGGGACCTTCGGCCGGTCCCGCCGCGGCGAACGGGAGAGCTGGTGGAAGCCGAGGCGGTAGGACCTGCAGCAGCGGCTGAGACCCTGGCGGAAGCGCCATGTCCGAGCCGCCCTCGCGGGGGGCCGAGCGCGACCTTTTCCGGGACACGTGGGTGCGGTACCTGGGTGAGCTCCGGGCAAGGGGCACAGCGACCCCCACACCACGTGGCTAGGGAAGCGGGAATTGCTAGAGGCCGGTGAGGGACCTGGAGATGGTGGGAGGATCTTTAGTTCTCTTTCAGCCAGGGGCAGAGACTGGGCACAGAGAGGGCTCTgaacttgctcagggtcacacagctctgggctgcccagccctgcccttggGGTTTTTGCTGGTCAGTCTCCCAGGTGGATTTCCATCCCAtgcatggaagagcctggtgggctacagtccatggggtcgcacagagttggacacgactgagcgacttcactttcacttttcactttcatgcactggagaaggaaatggcaacccacttcagtgttcttgcctggagaatcccagggacaggggagcctggtggtctgccgtatatggggtcgcacagagtcggacacaactgaagcgacttagcagcagcagcagcagcagcagcagctcccaggTGAAAGCTGCAGTCCAGCTCAGAGGACGGGTGAGCGAGCTCTCCTCTCTGGCATGCCCCCAGGGGCTGTGGAGTCAGGGCATTAGGACTCCCATCTTGGCTCCTCACTGGCTGCATCTGAGCCTGTTTACTCCTCAGGGTAAAGGGGTGAACcctgggtctctctcattgcCTGGTAGTTGTAAGGGTAGAATGAGATAAGGTACAGAAAGGCCGGGCATGTGGTGAGTGCCTGGTCAGTGGGGCAGCCCTTCGTCTCTCTCACTGCCTCTGTGCCCACCAGCTCAAATGCTTCTCGAACCCACACTGTGAAGGCAGGTGAGTGATGAGAAAGGTGTCTGTGCTCAGCTCTTCCACAAGAGGACAGCTGGGGTGGGCATCATGGGTACCATTTTATAGGCTGGGAAACGGAAGCTCAGAGGGGTAAGATCGCTGTCTATCAGCACAGTCACCCAGCCGCTCCTCAGAAGGCTGAGGTAAGAACCAGCTGGCTCCAGTGCCCCCTTGTGGAGCAACCCAAGGGCTCAGGAACTGACGAGCCTCTCCCCACCAGGCTACGCCAATGAGGTGGGGGAGGCCTTCCGCTCCCTGGTGCCGGCAGCTGTCGTGTGGCTGAGCTACGGTGTGTCCAGCTCCTACGTGCTGGCCGATGCCATTGACAAGGGCAAGAAAGCCAGAGATGTGAGTGTTAACCTGCCCCGCGACCCCTCACCCTGGCCCGCGCCCCCTTGTGGTCAGTCCACAGCCTTGCACATGGTTAAGTCCCTTATAGGACAGTCCACTTCCCACAGCCTGGCCTGGCACACTCTTTACCCTCTCCTTTGTAGGGTAGTGACCCCCGCCCCCAGTCCTGTGGGTGACATAGTCTATACCCTGGTCGTGGATGTGAGTCCACACTCAGCCCTGAATTGGTACAGTCCAGAACCCAACGCTAATGTGGCTCTGTCCCCAACCCCcacttcccttccctctccctggtccagtCTCATGCCCCTTGTCCACAGGGTTTCCCGCCTCTGCCCCTGCTGGATTAAGTGTCTCTTATGCCCACCAGGTACCGGGCCCTGAGGCAGGCCGCAGCAGCAGGGTGACCGTGGCCGTGGTGGACACCTTTGTGTGGCAGGCTCTGGCCTCTGTGGCCATCCCAGGCTTCACTATCAACCGCGTGTGTGCGGCCTCCCTCTACATCCTGAGCACTGCCACCCGCTGGCCTCTGGCTGTCCGCAAGTGGACCACCACCACACTGGGGCTGCTCGCCATCCCCGTCATCATCCACCCCATCGACAGGTGGGTGCGCCCCCCAGAGCTGAGCTTTGGGAGGGGTGGAGTGTAACGCCTGCGGCAGAGGCAGCGCTGCTCTTGCGGCTCCTGAGATGGAAAGGGCGGTCTAGGCCCTTGTCGTATGATCTGGCAGGTACATCGGCAGTAAAGGTAGGAGGTGCTGTGAGAGTAGGGGACACAGGACAAGTCAGTTCCcagaaagaaaactcagaaaacaaCCAGAGGTAGGCAGGAACAGGTGCACCCTGGAAGGGATGGGTTTTGAGAAGTTTTGGTGACAGAAGTCCATCTGAA contains:
- the MTFP1 gene encoding mitochondrial fission process protein 1 isoform X3; protein product: MSEPPSRGAERDLFRDTWVRYLGYANEVGEAFRSLVPAAVVWLSYGVSSSYVLADAIDKGKKARDVPGPEAGRSSRVTVAVVDTFVWQALASVAIPGFTINRVCAASLYILSTATRWPLAVRKWTTTTLGLLAIPVIIHPIDRHSE
- the MTFP1 gene encoding mitochondrial fission process protein 1; translated protein: MSEPPSRGAERDLFRDTWVRYLGYANEVGEAFRSLVPAAVVWLSYGVSSSYVLADAIDKGKKARDVPGPEAGRSSRVTVAVVDTFVWQALASVAIPGFTINRVCAASLYILSTATRWPLAVRKWTTTTLGLLAIPVIIHPIDRSVDFLLDSSLRKLYPSVEKPSSS
- the MTFP1 gene encoding mitochondrial fission process protein 1 isoform X1, with product MSEPPSRGAERDLFRDTWVRYLGYANEVGEAFRSLVPAAVVWLSYGVSSSYVLADAIDKGKKARDVPGPEAGRSSRVTVAVVDTFVWQALASVAIPGFTINRVCAASLYILSTATRWPLAVRKWTTTTLGLLAIPVIIHPIDSLQDPSLMVPAP
- the MTFP1 gene encoding mitochondrial fission process protein 1 isoform X2, which translates into the protein MSEPPSRGAERDLFRDTWVRYLGYANEVGEAFRSLVPAAVVWLSYGVSSSYVLADAIDKGKKARDVPGPEAGRSSRVTVAVVDTFVWQALASVAIPGFTINRVCAASLYILSTATRWPLAVRKWTTTTLGLLAIPVIIHPIDRLGSCACP